A window of Citrus sinensis cultivar Valencia sweet orange chromosome 7, DVS_A1.0, whole genome shotgun sequence contains these coding sequences:
- the LOC102613788 gene encoding beta-amyrin 28-monooxygenase-like — MEFIILSLLLLSLGLYSLYYVLIKPKPTTQNLPPGRKGWPFIGETLEYHALSKKGCIEKFMSQRMQKYSSKIFKTSYLGADMVFLCSAEGNKLLFSNEHKLFKPWLPRIIENSFKSSPNITLQDEFNSLRRVIGSFTEPNALRRYVGMMDANAKRHLRKYWDGNDVVKVHDLSRKFIFALCSELMYNIHDTRTADELENLAHCIMTEFFIIPVNIPGTKFGRAVRAGREFHQRFRNMIKQRRLEIEEKREPEHKDILSLLLLEKNKDGEDLTESEIALKMQAVLIGAYDNPSIAISTIIKFLAELPEIYEQVLREQMEIANSKGPDELLSFDDLKRMKYTWNVISEVLRMEPPNSGTFREALTEVTIDGYTIPKGFKLHWAVNATHKDPECFPNPEKFDPSRYQGNDIVPFSYVPFGAGPHICPGKEFARLKLLVFFHNLVRKFRWEKIIPDEKMIRNPNLMPEKGLPVRLYPNN; from the exons ATGGAATTCATTATCCTTTCCTTACTTCTTCTGTCACTTGGTCTTTACTCTCTCTATTATGTGCTCATCAAGCCTAAACCCACCACACAGAATCTTCCACCAGGCCGCAAAGGCTGGCCCTTCATTGGTGAAACACTCGAGTATCATGCCTTGAGCAAAAAAGGTTGCATAGAAAAGTTCATGTCACAGCGAATGCAAAAATACTCTTCCAAGATTTTCAAAACATCATACCTTGGTGCTGATATGGTGTTTTTATGCAGTGCTGAGGGGAACAAGCTCTTGTTTTCTAATGAGCACAAGCTTTTCAAGCCTTGGCTGCCAAGAATCATcgaaaattctttcaaaagcTCTCCCAACATAACTTTGCAGGACGAGTTTAACTCGTTGCGTAGAGTCATTGGCTCGTTCACTGAGCCTAATGCACTCAGGAGGTACGTTGGAATGATGGATGCGAATGCGAAAAGACACTTGCGAAAGTATTGGGATGGCAACGATGTAGTGAAGGTTCATGATTTGtcaagaaaatttatatttgcttTGTGTAGTGAGTTGATGTATAACATACACGATACACGAACAGCTGATGAACTTGAGAATCTTGCTCACTGCATAATGACTGAGTTCTTTATAATCCCCGTGAACATTCCGGGGACAAAATTTGGTCGTGCGGTTAGAGCAGGAAGAGAATTCCATCAAAGGTTTCGTAATATGATTAAGCAGAGAAGgcttgaaattgaagaaaagagagagccAGAACATAAAGACATATTGTCGCTACTACTgcttgagaaaaataaagatggcGAAGACTTGACAGAATCCGAAATTGCTTTGAAGATGCAAGCCGTTTTAATTGGTGCCTATGACAATCCAAGCATTGCCATTAGTACCATCATCAAATTTCTTGCGGAGCTACCTGAAATTTATGAACAAGTTCTTAGAG AGCAAATGGAAATTGCGAATTCGAAAGGACCTGATGAGTTGTTGAGCTTTGATGACCTAAAAAGGATGAAATACACTTGGAATGTCATAAGTGAAGTGTTAAGAATGGAACCGCCGAATTCTGGAACCTTTAGAGAAGCCCTTACAGAAGTCACTATTGATGGATACACCATTCCCAAGGGATTTAAG TTACATTGGGCAGTAAATGCAACGCATAAAGACCCAGAATGCTTTCCAAATCCAGAAAAGTTTGATCCATCAAGATACCAAGGAAATGATATAGTTCCATTTTCTTATGTTCCATTTGGAGCAGGACCGCACATATGCCCTGGAAAAGAGTTTGCTCGATTAAAATTACTTGTATTTTTTCACAATCTGGTCAGAAAATTCAGGTGGGAGAAAATAATACCCGATGAGAAGATGATAAGGAACCCAAATCTAATGCCCGAGAAAGGACTTCCAGTTCGCCTCTATCCCAACAATTAA
- the LOC107176393 gene encoding uncharacterized protein LOC107176393, whose translation MRDRGRYCKFHGTHCHTTTKYRDLKTQVEDFVRNRYLDKFIDETFPMVASTCEGEQSDRNLSHEQPIVRVIAGGPTLAEDSNRSRKNYARYAMTSKEVFFNTPAAKRARVRQVPIMWTDEDKKRILYPHEDALIIKATAVSKKFDRILVDTGSSVDVLFKSTLEEMEIADLRLEYTNTSLKGFEGEKLVPLGVVELPITIGSSTTEKTIILDFVVVDEEDPYQMILDRPFMRMSKAVLSNYYLALKYRVNGIVGVVRGDQRIPRSCYSTAAREAMQITSLDTRVKAKNGR comes from the coding sequence ATGAGGGATAGGGGACGCTATTGCAAGTTTCATGGCACCCATTGCCATACCACAACAAAATACagagatctcaagacccaggtTGAAGATTTTGTGAGAAATCGATACCTGGACAAGTTTATAGATGAGACTTTCCCGATGGTGGCCTCGACATgtgaaggggagcagagtgaTAGGAACTTGAGCCACGAGCAGCCTATAGTAAGAGTGATTGCTGGGGGCCCAACGTTGGCCGAAGATTCCAACAGATCGAGGAAGAACTATGCTAGATATGCCATGACTAGCAAAGAGGTATtcttcaacaccccagcagccaaacgagcaAGAGTCAGACAAGTTCCAATCATGTGGACAGATGAGGATAAAAAAAGGATTCTATACCCACACGAGGATGCCTTAATCATTAAGGCCACTGCTGttagcaagaagtttgaccggATTCTGGTTGACACAGGAAGCTCGGTTGATGTTTTGTTCAAGTCAACTCTAGAGGAGATGGAAATAGCAGACTTGAGGTTAGAGTATACCAATACCTCCTTGAAGGGATTTGAGGGAGAAAAGCTGGTTCCTCTAGGCGTGGTCGAACTGCCCATCACAATTGGCAGCTCAACGACAGAAAAGACCATAATACTGGATTTTGTGGTGGTTGATGAAGAGGATCCTTATCAGATGATTCTAGACCGCCCCTTTATgaggatgagcaaagcggtACTTTCCAACTATTATCTAGCTCTCAAGTATCGGGTGAATGGGATTGTTggagtggtacgaggagaccaaAGAATTCCCCGAAGCTGTTACTCCACAGCAGCAAGGGAAGCAATGCAGATTACATCCCTTGATACTCGAGTAAAGGCCAAGAATGGCAGATAG
- the LOC102614756 gene encoding F-box/FBD/LRR-repeat protein At1g13570-like, with product METNASSTANVDRISALPPPILHHILSFLSLEQVVPTSVLSKTWKQLWHTFPNVEYNPRRSTFRRQKMVLKYLEQFLLNRYLDAISLEKLTLRVELLSDDPDLESIMNRCLSYAFASNVKELKLDVGCCRIYNLPQIVFYLKSIYVLDFEFCKLEPPRSTVTLFSLRKLCLSFVHVDDEVIRDMVAGCPLIEYININNCPGLKSLQLLGLNKLKEIKLDSNRCGLERVYINGVNVHSVDIKVYLEPCEVNVSSCKNLTHLRLDGLSITDKWLYNQISELPFLEYLALHYCMKLRSINISSPRLKELVFERCEELVEFELDTPNLSIFKCFNYVESFSSNALALSQTLLCFISHPVDNEWYLKFIKLLARFNLCSNVLNLQCNHEAVLIPRELREILCPPLTYHKHVSFSVLSEILEVSLANLVDCLLWITPHAETLSIEWPNINFYELSFQFSYKKKLTYEGETPSCCQSLPLSCWKHCIKEVKIECTEKYPIRQINRESFSSEDGDIMEKINDLWKSLLDMMILHSKIFAEYDGP from the exons ATGGAGACGAACGCGAGCTCCACTGCCAATGTGGACAGGATTTCTGCTTTACCGCCACCGATTTTGCATCATATTCTGTCATTCCTCTCTCTCGAACAAGTTGTTCCAACTAGTGTACTGTCTAAAACATGGAAACAACTCTGGCATACGTTCCCGAATGTAGAATATAATCCGCGTCGCTCTACTTTTAGGAGACAAAAGATGGTATTGAAATACTTGGAACAATTTTTGCTCAATCGTTATTTGGATGCCATAAGCTTAGAAAAGCTCACACTTAGAGTAGAATTATTATCAGATGATCCAGATCTTGAATCCATCATGAACAGATGCCTTAGCTATGCATTTGCAAGTAATGTCAAAGAGTTAAAGCTTGATGTTGGTTGCTGTCGTATATACAATCTGCCTCAAATAGTTTTctatttgaaatcaatttatgtGTTGGATTTTGAGTTCTGCAAACTGGAGCCTCCTCGAAGTACTGtaactttattttctttgagaaAATTGTGCTTATCCTTTGTTCATGTAGATGATGAAGTTATTAGGGATATGGTTGCTGGGTGTCCTTTGATTGAGTATATCAATATCAATAATTGTCCGGGATTGAAAAGTCTACAGTTACTTGGTCTCAATAAACTCAAGGAAATCAAGTTAGATTCTAATCGATGTGGACTTGAACGGGTGTATATCAATGGAGTGAATGTTCATTCAGTGGATATCAAGGTGTATTTAGAACCGTGTGAGGTGAATGTGTCCTCTTGTAAGAATCTGACACACTTACGATTAGATGGGCTTTCCATAACGGATAAGTGGCTTTACAACCAAATTTCTGAACTTCCATTTCTTGAGTACTTAGCTTTACACTATTGTATGAAGTTGAGGAGTATTAATATTTCAAGTCCTCGTCTTAAGGAATTAGTCTTTGAAAGGTGTGAGGAATTGGTTGAATTCGAGCTTGACACTCCAAATTTAAGTATAttcaaatgttttaattatgtgGAATCCTTCTCTTCAAATGCTTTAGCTTTGTCGCAAACATTACTTTGCTTCATCTCTCATCCTGTCGACAACGAATGGTACTTGAAATTCATTAAACTCCTAGCAAGATTCAATCTTTGCTCCAATGTTTTAAACTTGCAGTGTAATCATGAG GCTGTGCTTATACCAAGAGAATTGCGGGAAATCTTATGTCCCCCCTTAACTTATCACAAGCATGTGAGCTTTTCCGTACTCTCTGAAATTCTAGAAGTTTCACTTGCAAATCTTGTGGATTGCTTGCTCTGGATTACTCCACACGCAGAGACCTTATCAATAGAGTGgccaaatattaatttctacGAGCTTTCATTCCAG TTCTCATATAAGAAGAAACTTACTTATGAAGGGGAGACTCCTTCTTGTTGCCAATCTCTCCCTCTCTCATGTTGGAAGCATTGCATAAAGGAAGTTAAGATTGAGTGCACTGAAAAATATCCAATAAGACAGATCAACAGAGAAAGTTTTTCTTCAGAGGATGGAGACATCATGGAGAAGATTAATGATCTTTGGAAATCTTTGCTGGATATGATGATCCTTCATTCTAAGATCTTTGCTGAATACGATGGTCCATGA
- the LOC102614469 gene encoding uncharacterized protein LOC102614469, producing the protein MTLRRVNISSPRLKELVFQRCGELVEFELDTPNLSIFKCWNSVDSFSSNALALSQTLLCFISPTVDNEWYLKFSQLLAKFNLCSNVLNLQCNHEAVVIPRELREILNPPLTYHKNLSFMILSENLEFSLAKLVDGLLWITPHAETITIECLNVYYYQLSFQFSYKKTLVYEGETRCCQCLPLSCWKHCIKKAKIECTEKHPTTYTSRESYSSEDGEIMEKIDDLWRSLWGI; encoded by the exons ATGACGCTGAGGAGGGTTAATATTTCAAGTCCTCGTCTTAAGGAATTAGTCTTCCAAAGGTGTGGGGAATTGGTTGAGTTCGAGCTTGACACTCCAAATTTAAGTATATTCAAATGTTGGAATTCTGTGGACTCCTtctcttcgaatgctttggctTTATCACAAACGTTACTGTGCTTCATTTCTCCTACTGTTGACAATGAATGGTACTTGAAATTCAGTCAACTTCTAGCAAAATTCAATCTTTGCTCCAATGTTTTAAACTTGCAGTGTAATCAtgag GCTGTGGTTATACCAAGAGAATTGCGGGAAATATTAAATCCCCCCTTAACTTATCACAAGAATTTGAGCTTTATGATACTCTCTGAAAATCTAGAATTTTCACTTGCAAAACTTGTGGATGGCCTGCTCTGGATTACTCCTCATGCAGAGACCATAACAATTGAGTGTCTAAATGTTTATTACTACCAGCTCTCGTTCCAG TTCTCATATAAGAAGACCCTTGTTTATGAAGGGGAAACTCGTTGTTGCCAATGCCTTCCTCTCTCATGTTGGAAGCATTGCATAAAGAAAGCTAAGATTGAGTGCACGgaaaaacatccaacaacatATACCAGCAGAGAAAGTTATTCTTCAGAGGATGGAGAGATCATGGAGAAAATTGACGATCTTTGGAGGTCTTTGTGGGGAATATGA